Genomic window (Candidatus Eisenbacteria bacterium):
GCGTAGCGAGAGATTGAGCGGTGGCACCTGCCGCGACTCGGCCAGGGTGAGTTTCAGCCACTCGTAATCGACAGCGGGGGAGGGATCGTCCTCGTCACGGAACGCCTCCGTGCCCTTGCGCAGCGCGAGGCTCACGACCCCCGACCGGCGCGGACCGATGGTCTCGATCCCGATCGTGACGGTTCCTTCCAGGGTTCGCCCCAGCGACCAGTACCGCGCGTCCACCGGAGCGAGCTCGTCGCGATCGCGGTACTCCAGGGACGCCGACCAGCGGCGGTACGGGTGCCGCTGCGACGGCTCCATGATGGTGTTCGAGGCGCTCAGTCCGGCACGGAAGAGCCCCGCGTCGCGGGCCACGAGGCCGCGAACGCGACTTCGCGCGCCGAGCAGCCCCCATCGCTTCCACGCTCCCGCGCGGTACGCCACCGACTCGTTTCGCGTCCCGTACGAGACACCCGCCTCGAACCCCAAAATGCCGTAGGGGAAGTCCACGGAGGGTAGGTAGCGGCCGTCCAGCCACGCGCCGAGACGCGCCCCCTCTTCCTCGCCGTACCAGACCGTCGGCCCCGCATCGATCCCGATCGCGTCGGCGGAGGGAAACCCGTAGATCGGACGCACGTGCATCGGCGGCAGGAGCCCGGTCCCGTTGTCGAGCCGGTTCATCTCGATGATCTCGTGTCGCGGGTCGAGCCGGACGCCCTCGAGCGGAGCGTCGCTCTCGAACACCGCCACGTTCTCGCGATCGCTCGTCGGAACGAGCAGCGTCTGCGCCGTCCCATCCTTGAAGCGAGCCTCGACCGGCACCGGAAACGACATCGCCTCGAGCCGGCGCACGGTGACGCTCGTGCGATGGCGGTCTCCCTCGCGCTCGCGGCGAACCTTCCCGAGCGCGAAGCTCGGCCGGTCCACGGTCTCGACCCAGGAACGGAAGAACTCCCCGAGGTCCTGTTCGGAGTACTCGATCGCGACGGCGACCATGTCCTCGGGGGTTGGATGGCGGAAGCTCTGGCGCCGCACGTACTCGCGAAGGAACCCGGCATACGCCGAGTCGCCCATGACGCCCCGGAGCGTGTGCAGCATCATCGAAGGCTTCGAGTAGGCGGCGACGCCGTAGGTTCTGTATCCAAGATGCTTGTCGGCGGGCGTCGCGATTGGCGCCTCGTCTCGCGCCCAGGCTCGCTCCAGATATGCGAGCTCATCGCTCACGCGCGGCGTGTAGCCCCGAAGCCACGGATACTTTCCGGTGAGCCGGAAGAGGCCCTCGGGACGCTTCCGCTGCATGTGCTCCTGCTCGAGGAACTGGCTGAACCCCTCGTCCAGCCAGGGGTGCGCGCGCTCGTCGCTCGCGACGAAGCCGTAGAACCACTGGTGGGCCAGCTCGTGCGTGTTCGTGTCCTCGAGCACGTGGAGGTAGTCGTGGCGCATGGTGGGCTCGGTCATCACCAGCATCGGATACTCCATCGCGCCGCCCCCGCACCACGCTTCGGACAAGGTGAACTGCGGCCAGGGGTACGGGCCGGCCATCCTGGTGAACGTCTCGAATGCTTCAACGAGCTGCCGCGGGACGTCCTTCCACTTCTCCTCGTCCGCTCGATAGACGAGCGTGCGGATCTGGATTCCGGACCAGGTGGTGTCGCTCCGGACGTACTCGGGCGAAGCGACCCAGGCGAAGTCGTGGACGCGCTCGGCACGGTAGCGGAGCGTCTTCATGGACGGGAGGAGGGTGTCCTGGGGAGCGGGCACTGCCGCGAGCGCGCGAATCGTATCGCGCGCGGCCACGTTCTCGGTCGCGAGGAGGAGGCGCACCGGGGCGGCGCCGCCCTCCGTGTCCGCTTCGTCGCGCGTCCCCCCGAGAGAGTCTTCCCACGCGTAGGTGTAGTGAACCGGCGCCCCTCGCGGCACGCGAAGGGTCACCGTTCCGTCCCGCGGCACGCCCCACCGGTGCGGCGCCGCCGCCTTGGGTCCGCGGAGATCCGACTCGACCCGGAGACCTCCCGCCGGCCACCTCCCCTCGAGGGAGTCCGCGAGGGTGACGGTGAGCGCGACCTCCACGCTGTCCCGGGGCGTCTCGCGGGGGAAGAGCGGCACCTCGTTGTCGCCGCCTCGCACGTCCCCGAGCACGCCGGTCGCCCCCACCCAGAACCGGTCCGGCAGCGTGATCGCCACGTCGTAGGTCGCGAACTCCCCGAAGAACTCCGACACGTAGTGGAACGGATCGAGATGCCATCCGAGCTCGTCGTACACGACGACCTTGGGGTACCACTGCGCGATGGAGTACGAGGAGCCGGTGCGGCCGAACCGGTCGAACTGCTCGGGGATCTGCACGCGGAAACGGAGACGCACGGCGACGGAGTCTCCCGGCTGGAGCGGTTGCGGCAGCTCCACGCGCGCGAGGGTCTCGTTCACGACGACCTCCGCCCGCGCGGCGTTGGCGGTCGCGGAGTCGAGCGTGATCCATCCGCGCGCTTCAGGTTTCGCGAACCGGAGATCGTGGTTCTCGCCCACTCGCGCCGCCTCCCGCGCATAGATCGTATTCGGGTGGGCGAAGGCGTTCGGATACGTGTGGAGGTGGATCGCGGTGAGGGCCGAATCGGCTCCGCTCCGGTAGTGGATCGTCGTCCACCCTTCGAGCCGGTTCCGCTCGGGGTCCAGGCGCACGTCGATCTCGTACCGGACCCCGGGCGGCGAGAGTGCCGAGGCCGGCGCCGGCCAGGTCAGGGGTGCGAGAGCGAGGAGCGGGAGCTGGATGAGAAGCGCGGCGACGCGTCTCAGGCGGTGACGTCCTCGAGAACCCGATCGGCCGCGGGAACTCCCTCGGCGAAGAGCGTGTACGGGGACGCGGCGGCGACACGCATGCGGACGAGGTCGCCCACCCGCTCGGAGCCGTGCGGAAACACGGCGGTCTTGAAGTGTCCGGTCTTGCCGAACCACTGGTCGGGGCGGCGCTTCGCGGGCCCCTCCACGAGCACCTCCACCTCGCGGCCCACCCATTCCTGATGCCGCTCCAACGAGGCTTGCTTCTGATGCTCGATCAGCACGGTCATGCGGCGGGTCTTCTCCTCGTCGCTCACGGTCTCGGGCCACTCCGCCGAGCGCGCGCCCGGACGAGGCGAGTACTTGAAGAGGAACGCGCCGTCGTAGCGGATCCGGCGCATCACGTCGTGGGTCGCGTCGAAGTCCTCCGC
Coding sequences:
- a CDS encoding M1 family aminopeptidase, producing MRLDPERNRLEGWTTIHYRSGADSALTAIHLHTYPNAFAHPNTIYAREAARVGENHDLRFAKPEARGWITLDSATANAARAEVVVNETLARVELPQPLQPGDSVAVRLRFRVQIPEQFDRFGRTGSSYSIAQWYPKVVVYDELGWHLDPFHYVSEFFGEFATYDVAITLPDRFWVGATGVLGDVRGGDNEVPLFPRETPRDSVEVALTVTLADSLEGRWPAGGLRVESDLRGPKAAAPHRWGVPRDGTVTLRVPRGAPVHYTYAWEDSLGGTRDEADTEGGAAPVRLLLATENVAARDTIRALAAVPAPQDTLLPSMKTLRYRAERVHDFAWVASPEYVRSDTTWSGIQIRTLVYRADEEKWKDVPRQLVEAFETFTRMAGPYPWPQFTLSEAWCGGGAMEYPMLVMTEPTMRHDYLHVLEDTNTHELAHQWFYGFVASDERAHPWLDEGFSQFLEQEHMQRKRPEGLFRLTGKYPWLRGYTPRVSDELAYLERAWARDEAPIATPADKHLGYRTYGVAAYSKPSMMLHTLRGVMGDSAYAGFLREYVRRQSFRHPTPEDMVAVAIEYSEQDLGEFFRSWVETVDRPSFALGKVRREREGDRHRTSVTVRRLEAMSFPVPVEARFKDGTAQTLLVPTSDRENVAVFESDAPLEGVRLDPRHEIIEMNRLDNGTGLLPPMHVRPIYGFPSADAIGIDAGPTVWYGEEEGARLGAWLDGRYLPSVDFPYGILGFEAGVSYGTRNESVAYRAGAWKRWGLLGARSRVRGLVARDAGLFRAGLSASNTIMEPSQRHPYRRWSASLEYRDRDELAPVDARYWSLGRTLEGTVTIGIETIGPRRSGVVSLALRKGTEAFRDEDDPSPAVDYEWLKLTLAESRQVPPLNLSLRLAAGTAYRDVPLERQFDIAEESRVEALSYFFANDRGPLRETDHFLVPGGGGLRAYAGQAILGQKLLAGTLEIAHEAYPLFAFADVGRVEASGLGEEGRRELTPMENESLADAGIGFRYGPLEVAFPFWKSHPAEDESPWRFRWTFSIGPVTVPSP